Proteins found in one Chitinophagaceae bacterium genomic segment:
- a CDS encoding nucleoside phosphorylase, whose translation MQIKNTDLILNADGSIYHLHLLSENIARLILVVGDPNRVSQISKYFDRIEFRMQNREFITHTGYIGKKKITALSSGIGTDNVEIVLNELDALVNIDLSSGNIKAEKTTLEIIRIGTSGGLQKDIPVESFLVSEYAIGLDTLGFFYDIPQMDFEKRWAEDMREKLEIGFVPYIVKGDDSFFKKISSYCIQGNTITVPGFYNPQGRVLRIHNRFSHLVPFLEKYTFENKRMTNLEMETAGYYGMSRMMGHKAISVNAILANRVSDTFSKNPEKTIDTLIQKTLEVISTE comes from the coding sequence ATGCAAATAAAAAATACAGATCTTATATTAAATGCGGATGGGAGTATCTATCATTTACATCTCTTATCAGAGAATATAGCACGACTTATTTTGGTAGTAGGAGATCCCAATAGGGTTTCGCAAATAAGTAAATACTTTGATAGGATAGAATTTCGAATGCAGAACCGAGAATTTATAACCCATACTGGGTATATAGGTAAAAAAAAAATAACCGCGCTCAGCTCAGGGATAGGAACAGATAATGTAGAAATAGTATTAAACGAATTAGATGCTTTAGTGAATATTGATCTATCTTCGGGTAATATAAAAGCAGAAAAAACAACACTAGAAATTATCCGTATAGGGACATCAGGGGGTTTACAAAAAGATATTCCCGTAGAAAGTTTTTTAGTATCAGAATATGCTATTGGTTTAGACACACTTGGCTTTTTTTATGATATACCTCAAATGGATTTTGAAAAACGATGGGCTGAGGATATGCGAGAAAAATTAGAAATTGGTTTTGTTCCATATATCGTAAAAGGAGATGATTCCTTTTTTAAAAAAATTTCTTCGTACTGCATACAAGGGAATACTATTACAGTACCTGGATTTTATAATCCTCAGGGGAGAGTTTTAAGAATACATAATAGATTTTCACACCTTGTCCCTTTTTTAGAAAAATACACTTTTGAAAATAAAAGAATGACCAATTTGGAAATGGAAACAGCAGGTTATTACGGTATGAGTAGAATGATGGGACATAAAGCAATCAGCGTTAATGCTATCTTAGCAAATAGAGTATCAGATACATTTTCCAAAAATCCAGAAAAAACTATTGATACCCTTATACAAAAAACATTAGAGGTAATATCCACAGAATAA
- a CDS encoding PD-(D/E)XK nuclease family transposase codes for MLAKSTNEELILIELQHNYENDYFQRMIYGVSQLITSYIHNGDTYSKIKKAYSINIIYFDLGNGSDYIYEYKGDFIGMHKKDILLATSKQKQDYKIDANKKYRSYIKCGWEYLSFTSLIREYSTTYFGSRRSQ; via the coding sequence ATTTTAGCAAAATCAACGAATGAGGAGCTTATTTTGATAGAATTGCAGCACAATTATGAGAATGACTATTTTCAAAGAATGATTTATGGAGTTTCTCAGTTAATAACGAGTTATATACATAATGGAGATACATATAGTAAGATTAAAAAAGCATATTCTATAAATATTATTTATTTTGATTTGGGCAATGGAAGTGATTATATTTATGAATATAAAGGAGATTTTATAGGGATGCATAAAAAAGACATTCTCTTAGCAACTTCTAAACAAAAACAAGATTATAAAATAGATGCAAATAAAAAATACAGATCTTATATTAAATGCGGATGGGAGTATCTATCATTTACATCTCTTATCAGAGAATATAGCACGACTTATTTTGGTAGTAGGAGATCCCAATAG